A section of the bacterium genome encodes:
- the ligA gene encoding NAD-dependent DNA ligase LigA: MKKRVKTMSDARDEIEKLRKDIRFHEYRYYVLGDPVISDYEYDRLMEKLISLEKENPDLVTPDSPSQRVGGEPTKEFPGIIHQAPMLSLANTYTQEELNEFDDRVRKLLAGEKYEYVAEHKFDGIAVSLIYRDGVFIQGATRGDGKRGDDITANLRTVKSIPLKLFVKPGFPGNIEVRGEVFMPRKGFLLLNREQEKRGEKLFANPRNATAGSLKLQDPRSAAKRPLEFSAYYLRIINPGEVSAEIDISTHKARLHLLRDLGLPVSRHAVLRKSITDVIDFCNEWEDKRDSLPFEIDGIVVKVNSIDQQKKLGSTAKSPRWAIAYKFKARQATTKLMDIHLQVGRTGVVTPVAVLKPVLLAGSTISRATLHNEDEIERKDIRIGDTVLIEKGGDVIPKIVKVIYETRSSDAVPFKMPDRCPVCSGPLVRIEGEARVQCENVSCPAQVQRRIEHFASRGAMNIEGLGGALIELLTDKGLVKDYGDLYFLKKGDVASLERMGDKSAENLLLNIEQSKKRPLDRVIFALGIRYVGTRAAAVLADNFGSIDNLKKTEIEKLTEIEGVGPVMAESIVTFFNQDANIAVLDKLSRAGVVMEEERDIKKKGVFAGKIFVLTGALSRFTRDGAAELITSEGGDVKSSVSTKTDFILVGQNPGSKYSKALDIGVEIMDEDTFVKIIEKAKKKILPKGNQLEMEI, encoded by the coding sequence ATGTCTGATGCAAGAGATGAAATTGAAAAATTAAGGAAAGATATAAGATTTCACGAATACAGATATTATGTTCTCGGAGACCCTGTAATTTCCGACTATGAGTATGACCGGTTAATGGAAAAACTCATAAGCCTGGAAAAAGAAAATCCTGATCTTGTGACTCCTGATTCACCGAGCCAGAGAGTGGGAGGCGAGCCCACTAAAGAGTTTCCCGGTATTATTCATCAGGCGCCAATGCTGAGTCTTGCGAATACATACACACAGGAAGAATTGAATGAATTTGATGACAGAGTAAGGAAACTGCTGGCAGGTGAGAAGTATGAGTATGTAGCGGAGCATAAGTTTGACGGAATTGCTGTATCTCTTATTTATCGCGATGGCGTTTTTATTCAGGGAGCTACAAGAGGCGACGGCAAGCGCGGTGATGATATAACAGCAAATCTTCGTACTGTAAAATCCATACCGCTGAAATTATTTGTTAAACCGGGATTTCCGGGAAATATTGAAGTCAGGGGCGAAGTGTTCATGCCCAGGAAAGGATTCTTATTATTAAACAGAGAGCAGGAAAAAAGGGGAGAAAAGCTCTTTGCAAACCCGAGAAATGCAACGGCAGGGTCTTTGAAGCTGCAGGATCCCCGTTCTGCGGCAAAAAGGCCCCTGGAATTTTCGGCTTATTATCTCAGAATCATAAATCCCGGGGAAGTAAGTGCTGAGATTGATATATCAACACATAAGGCCCGCCTGCATCTTTTAAGGGACCTCGGACTGCCTGTAAGCAGGCATGCAGTATTAAGAAAGTCGATTACTGATGTCATTGATTTCTGTAATGAATGGGAGGATAAGAGAGATTCTCTTCCCTTTGAGATAGACGGGATTGTTGTTAAAGTTAATTCCATTGATCAGCAGAAGAAACTTGGAAGTACGGCAAAGAGTCCAAGATGGGCCATTGCATATAAATTCAAAGCAAGGCAGGCAACAACAAAACTTATGGACATACATCTTCAGGTGGGAAGGACAGGAGTAGTAACACCTGTTGCAGTGCTAAAACCTGTACTCCTTGCAGGATCAACGATAAGCAGAGCAACCCTGCATAATGAAGATGAGATCGAACGAAAAGATATCAGAATAGGAGATACAGTCCTGATTGAAAAGGGGGGAGATGTAATCCCCAAAATTGTAAAAGTTATTTATGAAACGCGTTCCTCTGATGCAGTACCCTTCAAAATGCCGGACCGTTGTCCTGTATGTTCAGGCCCTCTTGTCAGAATAGAGGGCGAAGCAAGGGTCCAGTGTGAAAATGTAAGCTGCCCTGCGCAGGTTCAGAGAAGGATAGAACATTTTGCATCACGCGGTGCAATGAACATTGAGGGACTGGGAGGAGCATTAATAGAGCTGCTTACGGATAAAGGGCTTGTCAAAGATTACGGAGATCTCTATTTTCTTAAAAAAGGTGATGTCGCTTCCCTTGAACGCATGGGGGATAAGAGTGCAGAAAATCTTTTATTAAATATAGAACAAAGTAAAAAGCGGCCACTTGACAGAGTTATTTTTGCTTTGGGGATAAGATATGTCGGAACAAGGGCTGCAGCAGTACTTGCGGATAATTTCGGCTCAATTGATAATCTGAAAAAAACTGAAATCGAGAAACTGACTGAAATTGAAGGAGTTGGGCCTGTAATGGCAGAAAGTATTGTAACGTTTTTTAATCAGGATGCTAATATAGCTGTTCTTGATAAACTGAGCCGTGCAGGTGTTGTAATGGAAGAAGAGAGAGATATAAAGAAAAAAGGTGTATTTGCAGGCAAAATTTTTGTCCTTACAGGAGCGTTAAGCAGGTTTACAAGAGATGGTGCGGCAGAATTAATTACATCAGAAGGCGGAGATGTAAAATCAAGTGTCAGTACAAAGACTGATTTTATCCTTGTTGGGCAGAATCCGGGATCAAAATACAGCAAGGCACTGGATATTGGTGTTGAAATTATGGATGAGGATACTTTTGTAAAAATTATTGAAAAGGCAAAAAAGAAGATTTTACCGAAAGGTAATCAGCTTGAGATGGAAATATAA
- a CDS encoding acetylornithine/succinylornithine family transaminase — MINNTNIQTDELEVYSRRNLVIVRGSGSRLWDENGDEYIDCVGGIGVASIGHANEFLRSALSDQAGRLISVSNLFYNDTRMLLAKKLTGIAPEYLNRVYLCNSGTETMEAAIKFARLSSGKTDFVCAKRGFHGRTMGALSATYKEQYKKPFEPLVPGFKFAEFNDLNAFINSVDTDTAGIIIEIIQGEGGIYPADQEFVQGLGRFCSENDILIIIDEVQTGIGRTGSMFAFEQYDIKPDIVTIAKGLGGGVPIGAVLVSDKIPKMPGKHGSTFGGNPLSCSAALAVIEFIESNALVREAGIKGDYFVSLIKSKRLPAVKEIRHRGLMIGIELTIPVKSIVLLMQRRGVLVLTAGENVIRLLPPLVITKEELKIAADVLESALESVQ; from the coding sequence ATGATAAATAATACAAATATACAGACAGATGAGCTTGAAGTTTACAGCAGGCGGAATCTTGTTATAGTAAGAGGGAGTGGATCCCGTTTATGGGACGAGAATGGCGATGAATACATTGATTGTGTCGGTGGGATAGGTGTCGCTTCCATAGGACATGCCAATGAGTTTTTAAGATCAGCCTTGTCAGATCAGGCAGGAAGGCTGATCAGCGTGTCTAATCTTTTTTACAATGATACAAGGATGCTTCTTGCTAAAAAACTCACAGGAATTGCTCCGGAATACTTAAACAGGGTATATCTGTGTAATTCCGGTACTGAAACAATGGAAGCTGCAATCAAGTTTGCAAGACTGTCTTCGGGAAAGACGGATTTTGTATGCGCGAAAAGAGGATTTCACGGCAGGACTATGGGCGCTTTGAGCGCCACATATAAAGAGCAGTATAAAAAACCTTTTGAACCTTTGGTACCGGGTTTTAAGTTTGCAGAGTTTAATGACCTTAATGCTTTTATCAACTCTGTTGATACAGACACAGCTGGGATAATTATTGAAATTATCCAGGGTGAAGGAGGAATTTATCCTGCTGATCAGGAATTTGTACAAGGACTGGGCAGGTTCTGCTCTGAAAATGATATACTCATTATAATTGATGAAGTGCAGACAGGAATAGGGCGTACAGGATCAATGTTTGCTTTTGAGCAGTACGATATTAAGCCTGACATTGTTACTATTGCAAAGGGCCTTGGCGGAGGAGTCCCAATCGGCGCCGTCCTTGTATCGGATAAAATTCCGAAAATGCCCGGGAAGCACGGATCAACATTCGGAGGGAATCCTCTGTCATGTTCTGCGGCTCTTGCTGTCATCGAATTTATTGAGAGTAACGCTCTTGTCAGAGAGGCAGGCATAAAAGGGGATTATTTTGTTTCTCTTATAAAAAGTAAAAGACTGCCTGCTGTAAAAGAGATAAGGCACAGGGGGCTTATGATAGGAATTGAGCTCACTATACCGGTAAAAAGTATTGTGCTTTTAATGCAGCGCCGAGGTGTTCTTGTACTGACAGCAGGAGAAAACGTGATAAGGCTTTTACCTCCGCTGGTTATTACAAAGGAAGAACTTAAAATAGCTGCTGATGTTCTGGAAAGCGCACTTGAATCAGTTCAATAA
- the ispG gene encoding flavodoxin-dependent (E)-4-hydroxy-3-methylbut-2-enyl-diphosphate synthase, producing MLDNPVFTQKRRITREVFAGKVAIGGQSPVTVQSMTNTKTDDVESTVEQIRVLSAAGCDIIRVAVPDKKAGYAIPAIKEQINIPLVADIHFDYRLALLAIEMGADKIRINPGNIGSEERVAKILEAASLKSISIRIGVNSGSLEKDILSKYGHPGAQALAESALRHIKFCEKHGFYDIVVSVKASDVGVMIEANRIVSKETDYPVHLGVTESGSVKSGVIRSAVGIGTLLAEGIGDTIRVSLTGDNAEEIRAGFTILNSLHLRKKGVTIISCPTCGRTETDVTSIVEELEEALKDIDKPVVVAVMGCAVNGPGEAREADIGVACGKNEGLLFKKGEVIKKIPEKDIVSVLKKEVDEWKENSEK from the coding sequence ATGCTTGATAATCCGGTGTTTACACAGAAGAGAAGAATAACAAGAGAAGTGTTTGCCGGCAAGGTGGCAATTGGAGGCCAGTCACCTGTGACTGTCCAGTCCATGACAAATACAAAAACAGACGATGTTGAAAGTACTGTTGAACAGATAAGAGTCCTTTCTGCAGCAGGATGTGATATAATACGAGTTGCAGTACCTGATAAAAAAGCCGGATATGCAATCCCTGCAATAAAAGAGCAGATCAATATCCCTCTTGTTGCTGACATACATTTTGATTATCGTCTGGCTCTTCTTGCAATTGAAATGGGAGCGGACAAAATCAGAATTAATCCGGGAAATATCGGGTCTGAAGAGCGTGTGGCAAAGATACTCGAAGCAGCATCTTTAAAAAGTATTTCAATAAGAATAGGAGTAAACAGCGGCTCACTTGAAAAAGATATACTCTCAAAGTACGGCCACCCGGGAGCACAGGCTCTTGCGGAGAGCGCTCTGCGCCACATTAAATTTTGTGAGAAACATGGATTTTACGATATTGTTGTTTCTGTAAAAGCTTCCGATGTAGGAGTGATGATAGAAGCAAACAGAATTGTATCAAAAGAGACAGATTATCCTGTCCATCTCGGAGTAACAGAATCGGGAAGCGTAAAGAGCGGAGTAATTCGTTCGGCAGTCGGAATAGGCACGCTTCTCGCAGAAGGAATAGGAGATACCATACGTGTATCCCTTACAGGAGATAATGCTGAGGAGATAAGAGCAGGATTTACAATATTAAATTCTCTCCATCTCAGGAAAAAAGGCGTTACTATAATTTCATGCCCTACATGCGGACGTACAGAGACTGATGTAACAAGCATTGTTGAGGAACTTGAAGAGGCTTTAAAGGATATCGATAAACCGGTTGTTGTTGCTGTAATGGGATGTGCTGTAAACGGTCCCGGCGAGGCTCGGGAAGCAGATATCGGTGTTGCATGCGGAAAAAATGAAGGGCTGCTTTTTAAAAAAGGCGAGGTGATTAAAAAAATTCCCGAGAAGGATATCGTATCTGTGCTGAAAAAGGAGGTGGATGAGTGGAAGGAGAATAGCGAAAAGTGA
- a CDS encoding diaminopimelate decarboxylase, with amino-acid sequence MADLNINTDFLPKDKLFPEGNITSRDILNAAGMCETPFYFYDGSMIERQCSTLTGMPNAFGINVRYAIKANPSRAVLELIKKQGMMFDAGSLNEAARACIAGISFNKILLTSQDVPHGEDLILLQNMMKKGLKYTVCSFLQLKNIASFVIKNKIDLSIRIHPGQGSGASATRNTGDHYASFGVQESELPKVLSFAEENNIKFTRIHVHIGSGSNPEDWKKNVNKTLSTVERFFPDVRIINLGGGFKVARMPDETAADTTELGEYTKEKFINFYRQTGRKIILEIEPGTYAVANSGYLVTSVIDIKPNKDETFWFFLLNGGMESNPRPLMYGARHPFYIVAKHGNLLWSDYMSSANSSVPGVIVGRCCETGDSQCLNEDGTVAPRAMVKPETGDYIIIGGTGAYSSSLAPFNYNSYLQAAELMLTSEGEIKIIRKPQSLEQLLINESGLEG; translated from the coding sequence GTGGCCGATTTAAATATTAATACTGATTTTTTGCCAAAAGATAAACTCTTTCCTGAAGGAAATATAACAAGCAGAGACATTCTTAACGCGGCAGGAATGTGCGAAACTCCCTTTTACTTTTATGATGGTAGTATGATTGAGAGGCAGTGCAGTACATTAACGGGAATGCCGAACGCATTTGGAATAAATGTGAGATACGCTATCAAAGCAAATCCGTCAAGGGCTGTACTTGAACTCATAAAAAAACAGGGCATGATGTTTGACGCAGGCTCTTTAAACGAAGCTGCAAGAGCCTGTATTGCAGGGATATCTTTTAATAAAATCCTTCTTACAAGCCAGGATGTCCCGCATGGAGAAGATCTTATCCTTCTTCAAAATATGATGAAAAAAGGGCTTAAATACACCGTGTGCTCTTTTCTCCAGCTTAAAAACATCGCATCATTTGTAATTAAGAACAAAATTGATCTTTCCATAAGGATTCACCCTGGACAGGGTTCAGGAGCATCTGCCACAAGAAACACAGGTGATCATTATGCAAGTTTTGGAGTACAGGAGTCGGAACTTCCCAAAGTTCTCTCCTTTGCAGAGGAAAACAATATTAAATTCACCCGCATCCATGTGCATATAGGATCAGGAAGCAATCCTGAAGACTGGAAGAAAAATGTTAACAAAACTCTGAGCACTGTTGAAAGATTTTTCCCTGACGTCCGAATAATAAATCTCGGAGGAGGGTTCAAAGTTGCACGCATGCCTGACGAAACCGCCGCAGACACGACAGAGCTGGGAGAATATACAAAAGAGAAATTTATAAATTTTTACAGGCAGACAGGAAGAAAAATAATTCTTGAGATTGAACCGGGTACATATGCTGTTGCAAACAGCGGTTATCTTGTAACTTCAGTAATTGACATAAAACCAAATAAAGACGAGACCTTCTGGTTCTTTCTTCTGAACGGAGGAATGGAATCAAATCCGCGCCCGCTTATGTACGGCGCCAGACATCCATTTTATATTGTAGCAAAACATGGAAATCTGCTGTGGTCCGATTATATGAGTTCTGCTAACAGCTCTGTTCCAGGTGTAATTGTAGGCAGATGCTGTGAAACAGGCGATTCACAATGTTTAAATGAAGACGGTACAGTTGCTCCCCGTGCAATGGTAAAACCTGAGACAGGGGATTATATTATAATAGGCGGCACAGGGGCTTACAGCTCATCCCTTGCACCGTTTAACTACAACTCCTATCTTCAGGCAGCAGAGCTTATGCTTACTTCAGAAGGAGAAATAAAAATAATCAGAAAGCCCCAATCTCTTGAGCAATTGCTTATTAATGAATCAGGGCTTGAAGGTTAA
- the lysC gene encoding lysine-sensitive aspartokinase 3 has product MIVMKFGGTSLKDAEAVQRATNIIKSRKQENPIIVVSAMSGVTDNLLRLCKKNTNKNEIISDIKKRHIMTGELLFLHDSEWEECLLFAFSFLEEIVSSEAQCTPEISDSIVSTGEFLSANLLSANLRKSGINSQMADARDILLTDSSFGCAKPDLTSSFVRIKKYLIPLTDKGIIPVIQGFVGSDNSGRTTTLGRGGSDYSATIFGALLEADRVEIWSDVDGVLTADPSIISEARRIKQMTFNEAAELAYFGAKVLHPATLIPAIEKNIPVVVLNSMHPSEQGTLITFDQSVPSEPGLVKSIAYKEGITVITVTSTRMLMAYGFMSAIFKVFDKFETPVDLVTTSEVSVSITIYKTEHLHEIIMELKEFAKVEFQQNKAIVCVVGSTLKNDPSIMGRIFHLFNDVPIHMVSQGASEINISFVIDEQDIKHVVSTLHEYFFERTLNTKMFINVEHGA; this is encoded by the coding sequence ATGATAGTGATGAAGTTCGGAGGTACCTCTCTTAAAGATGCAGAAGCTGTCCAGAGAGCAACAAACATAATAAAATCAAGGAAACAGGAAAATCCCATAATAGTTGTTTCTGCAATGAGCGGAGTAACAGACAATCTTTTAAGGCTATGTAAAAAAAATACTAATAAAAACGAGATAATATCTGACATTAAAAAACGCCACATAATGACAGGAGAGCTTCTGTTTTTGCATGATTCTGAATGGGAAGAGTGCTTATTATTCGCTTTCTCATTTTTAGAAGAGATAGTATCTTCGGAAGCACAATGCACTCCTGAGATATCAGATTCAATTGTCAGCACAGGAGAGTTTCTGTCTGCAAATCTTCTATCTGCAAATCTGAGGAAAAGCGGTATAAATTCACAAATGGCAGACGCCCGGGATATTCTTCTTACAGACAGTTCTTTCGGCTGTGCAAAACCTGACTTGACATCCTCATTTGTACGAATTAAGAAGTATCTCATCCCTCTCACCGACAAAGGAATAATACCTGTTATTCAGGGATTTGTAGGAAGTGACAATTCTGGCAGAACTACAACTCTGGGACGGGGAGGCTCTGACTACTCAGCAACTATATTCGGTGCGCTTCTCGAAGCAGACAGAGTGGAGATATGGTCAGATGTTGACGGTGTGCTTACTGCTGACCCTTCAATTATATCCGAGGCAAGAAGGATAAAACAGATGACTTTTAACGAAGCTGCGGAACTTGCATATTTCGGAGCAAAAGTTCTTCATCCTGCAACGCTTATTCCGGCCATTGAAAAAAATATCCCGGTAGTAGTTCTTAATTCCATGCATCCGTCGGAACAGGGTACTCTCATAACCTTTGACCAAAGTGTACCTTCTGAACCAGGACTTGTTAAATCAATTGCCTACAAAGAGGGAATAACTGTAATTACAGTGACTTCCACAAGAATGCTGATGGCTTATGGATTTATGTCTGCGATATTTAAAGTTTTTGATAAATTTGAAACACCTGTAGACCTTGTAACAACGTCAGAAGTAAGTGTCTCAATTACAATTTACAAAACGGAACATCTTCATGAGATAATCATGGAACTTAAGGAATTTGCAAAAGTTGAATTTCAGCAGAATAAAGCTATTGTCTGTGTGGTAGGCAGCACTTTAAAAAATGACCCTTCAATAATGGGAAGAATATTCCATCTGTTCAATGATGTACCTATTCATATGGTTTCACAGGGAGCTTCTGAAATAAATATCAGTTTTGTAATTGATGAGCAGGATATAAAACATGTTGTTTCAACCCTGCATGAATATTTTTTTGAACGTACGTTAAATACAAAAATGTTTATTAATGTGGAACATGGAGCTTAA
- a CDS encoding cold shock domain-containing protein has protein sequence MEKGTVKWFNGSKGYGFISREEGDDVFVHYKAIEGDGYKSLDEGDEVMFEIGQGPKGLQAIKVSKV, from the coding sequence ATGGAAAAAGGTACTGTCAAATGGTTCAATGGCTCTAAGGGCTATGGGTTCATCTCCAGAGAAGAAGGGGATGATGTTTTTGTACATTACAAAGCGATTGAAGGTGATGGTTACAAATCACTGGACGAAGGCGACGAGGTTATGTTTGAGATAGGACAGGGTCCTAAAGGATTACAGGCTATTAAGGTATCAAAAGTATAA
- a CDS encoding response regulator — MPGKILIIDDDMGMRMLLSKFLQRQGFETLVAEDGLEGVEIAKKTNPDLIIMDVVMPRMDGITAARLIKFYKPLSNVPIIFLTAKDDSKEIELAQETRADVYITKPFDVHKVIEVVEDLLSKTQ; from the coding sequence TTGCCAGGTAAAATCCTTATTATTGATGATGATATGGGCATGAGGATGCTTCTTTCAAAATTTCTGCAGCGCCAGGGCTTTGAAACACTCGTTGCCGAGGATGGCCTTGAAGGAGTGGAAATTGCCAAAAAAACAAACCCTGACCTGATTATAATGGATGTTGTGATGCCTAGAATGGATGGAATTACAGCTGCGCGGCTGATTAAATTCTACAAACCGCTGAGCAATGTGCCGATAATTTTTCTAACGGCAAAAGATGACAGTAAGGAAATTGAACTTGCTCAGGAAACCCGTGCAGATGTATATATTACGAAACCATTTGATGTCCACAAAGTGATTGAAGTTGTTGAAGATCTTTTATCAAAAACTCAATAA
- a CDS encoding purine-binding chemotaxis protein CheW encodes MSDRDQYLIFVLDKKKFAINIKSVKRIALSVEVTDLPEGPGIVMGIINVKGQVIPVVNIRKRFGMPGKDIDLMDHFIITKTSTRIVAMVVDDVIEITKIANNKKILKDEILPGMKHVAGALKIAGDIVLIHDIESFLSLGEEREIDKALKKVNEKAKKGKKTSKK; translated from the coding sequence ATGAGTGATAGAGATCAGTATTTGATATTTGTGCTGGATAAAAAAAAGTTTGCAATCAACATAAAATCTGTAAAGAGAATAGCTCTGTCTGTGGAAGTTACAGACCTCCCTGAAGGGCCTGGTATTGTGATGGGTATAATAAATGTAAAAGGCCAGGTTATTCCTGTTGTAAACATTAGGAAAAGGTTTGGAATGCCGGGAAAAGATATAGACCTGATGGATCATTTTATAATTACTAAAACTTCAACACGAATAGTAGCTATGGTAGTTGATGATGTTATCGAAATAACAAAGATTGCAAACAATAAGAAGATACTTAAGGATGAAATACTTCCGGGAATGAAGCATGTAGCAGGTGCATTGAAAATTGCAGGAGACATTGTTCTCATTCATGATATCGAATCTTTCCTCAGCCTCGGAGAGGAAAGGGAGATTGATAAGGCATTAAAAAAAGTTAACGAAAAAGCAAAAAAGGGAAAGAAAACGAGTAAAAAATGA
- a CDS encoding chemotaxis protein CheR: MISRVPNILLDQLSVFINSEMGLHFPKERRLDLLRGVSESAEEFGFTDVEMCINWLLSSPLKKRQIEILARHLTVGETYFFRESRVFQALEKDIIAGIIQARRNGTKTICIWSAGCCSGEEPYSIAILLTRMIPDIDSWKIVIFGTDINIDFLEKAQKGIYREWSFRNTPFWIKEKYFTRIDDGVYEIIPGIKRLVNFSYLNLVSVENPSFINLQSFDLILCRNVLMYFSQGQVRSVINRFYEGLNDNGWLIVGSSEASHILFSQFQTVNFPGAIVYRKDTSKTPFELPEITHDEPDLPELHPVTVTDFSKFITTDNETEEEDDFTEAINAFEAGNYKLATEILKKVVNDPVLSENVQVYLLLSRSCANLGNLKHALNWVEKGLKHNKLDFQLYQLKAEIYQEMGKLDKAVESLKNVIYLEPDSFVAYFILGNISHQLGKDKEAKKCFENAEKLLRLKERDDVLTEFDGITAGRMIHVIESMKNTENPG; encoded by the coding sequence ATGATATCCCGCGTACCAAATATTCTTCTTGACCAGCTAAGCGTATTTATTAACAGCGAAATGGGACTCCATTTTCCAAAGGAGAGGAGATTGGATCTGCTGCGCGGTGTAAGCGAATCTGCAGAAGAATTTGGATTCACCGATGTAGAAATGTGTATTAACTGGTTACTTTCATCACCTTTAAAAAAACGTCAGATAGAAATACTTGCCCGCCATCTTACAGTTGGCGAGACATATTTTTTCCGTGAATCAAGAGTCTTTCAGGCACTTGAAAAAGATATTATTGCAGGTATTATTCAGGCACGGAGAAATGGCACTAAAACTATTTGTATATGGAGTGCAGGATGCTGCAGCGGAGAAGAACCCTATTCAATTGCAATACTTTTAACCAGAATGATACCTGATATTGATTCGTGGAAAATTGTGATTTTCGGTACTGATATAAATATAGATTTCCTTGAAAAGGCACAAAAAGGAATTTATCGCGAATGGTCATTCAGGAATACTCCTTTCTGGATTAAAGAGAAGTATTTTACACGTATTGATGACGGAGTTTATGAGATAATTCCAGGGATAAAGCGGCTTGTAAATTTTAGTTATCTTAATCTCGTTAGTGTCGAGAACCCGTCATTTATTAATTTACAGTCTTTTGATCTTATCCTTTGCCGAAATGTTTTGATGTATTTTTCTCAGGGACAAGTCAGGTCGGTTATTAACAGATTTTATGAAGGGCTTAATGATAACGGATGGCTGATTGTAGGATCAAGTGAAGCATCCCATATCCTGTTTTCTCAATTTCAGACTGTCAATTTTCCCGGCGCGATTGTTTATCGTAAAGATACTTCCAAAACGCCTTTTGAATTACCGGAAATTACGCATGATGAACCAGATCTCCCTGAATTACATCCTGTTACTGTTACGGATTTTTCAAAATTTATTACCACGGACAATGAAACCGAAGAAGAAGATGATTTTACAGAGGCAATTAACGCATTTGAGGCAGGGAACTATAAACTTGCAACTGAAATCCTGAAAAAAGTAGTCAATGATCCTGTTTTATCTGAGAATGTACAGGTTTATTTACTTCTGTCCCGCAGTTGTGCAAATCTCGGTAATTTAAAGCATGCACTGAACTGGGTTGAAAAGGGCCTTAAACATAATAAACTTGATTTTCAATTATATCAGCTGAAAGCAGAGATTTATCAGGAAATGGGGAAGCTGGATAAGGCTGTAGAATCTTTGAAAAATGTAATATATTTGGAGCCTGACTCTTTTGTAGCGTATTTTATTCTCGGAAATATTTCGCATCAGCTCGGTAAAGATAAAGAAGCAAAAAAATGTTTTGAGAATGCTGAAAAGCTGCTCAGATTAAAAGAAAGAGATGATGTGTTGACTGAATTTGACGGAATTACTGCAGGAAGAATGATTCATGTGATAGAGAGTATGAAAAATACGGAGAATCCCGGATGA
- a CDS encoding chemotaxis protein CheW translates to MTEESKNSTIEKNNSMSKIIYMPDKKAVLKKRAEALAKEMADEWQDKDKFEVVEFILAYELYGIKSSFVQEVYPLKNFTPLPGTPPFLLGITNIRGRIVSIVDIKKLFNLPDSGITDLNRVIIIENGESELGILADRIMGIRNISDVDFKANLLVTSDTIGNYIHGITEDKLIVLDVDKIFGDKRLIINSEV, encoded by the coding sequence ATGACCGAGGAAAGTAAAAATTCTACTATTGAAAAAAATAATAGCATGAGTAAAATAATATACATGCCTGATAAAAAGGCGGTATTAAAAAAACGTGCAGAGGCTCTTGCAAAAGAGATGGCTGATGAATGGCAGGATAAGGATAAGTTCGAAGTTGTCGAGTTTATTCTTGCATACGAGTTGTATGGAATTAAATCGTCTTTTGTACAGGAGGTTTACCCTTTAAAAAATTTTACTCCGCTGCCCGGCACGCCACCGTTTTTACTTGGAATTACGAATATTCGGGGAAGGATTGTTTCCATTGTTGATATTAAAAAGCTTTTTAATCTGCCTGACAGCGGTATTACTGACCTTAACAGAGTGATTATAATTGAGAATGGAGAGAGTGAACTCGGTATACTGGCTGATAGAATAATGGGTATAAGAAATATTTCGGATGTTGATTTTAAAGCAAATTTATTGGTCACAAGTGATACTATAGGAAATTATATACACGGGATTACCGAGGATAAATTAATTGTCCTTGATGTGGACAAAATATTTGGTGATAAAAGATTAATAATAAACTCGGAAGTATAA